The DNA window CCTCGGGCGTCTCCGCCGTCGAGGGATCGCTCCCGAGCGCGCGGGCGGCCTCGTGATGGTTCGGCTTGGTGACCACGTGGCGGTACTCGCCGATGCGGCGCCGCGAGTCCGCGAAGATCAACACGCCGGGCACGCGTCGGCCGAGGTCGGCCAGCATCCCCCGGATCCGGTCGGTGACCGCACCGCAGTTGCGTTCCTCCACCTGGTCCATTACCACGATCGCATCCACCCGGCGCTCCGCCACGCGCTGCGCGACGGCGGCGGCCAGGCGCTCCTCAAGGTCCGGGCCGAGTGGGGCCCGGTTCTTGGTGTCGAGCCGCTCCATCTCGCGCTCGCCCGATGCGGTGCGGAGCATCGGCTTGGTATAGGTGGGGGTGAAGCGCGCCGCCGCGTGCGCGAGCGGGGCCGTGTCGACCCCGGTGCGTTGCAGGCCGCGCACCAGCTCGTACCCTTCCCCGTCGTCCCCGATCACGCCGATCGCCTCCAGCGAGCGAACGCCGAGCGCGGCAAGATTGCTCGTCACAGTCCCGGCGGCGCCCGGGCTGCAGCGGACCTCAACCACCTGGCGCGCCTCCAGGCCCGTCTCGATGGATCGCTCCGCGAGCGCGGGATCGATCACGAGATAGCGGTCGAGGAAGAAGTCGCCAAGCACGGCGACCCGGATCGTCGGGATTCGGTCGAGCAACTCCTCCAGCCGCTCTCGGGTCACTGCGCGCGCTCCTCCCTGCCGGCGCTTGCAGGCCCGGCTACAGCAGGATAGGGCACGGCCCGGCCTCCTGTCAAGCGCCGCCGCGCGGCTGAGCCGGCGAGCAGGATCGGGCGCTCGCCTGTATAATGTGAGCACGTCATGGCGGCGGCGTCTTCGGTCCGGCGGCGGTCCTGGCGCGCATTGCGTGGGCCGCGCGCCCCGGTCGCGGTTCCGTTCGCCGCCGATGGAGGACCCGGATGCGTCGATCGGCGCTACTCGTCACCACCCTCGTAGCCCTCGTGGCGGCCTCCGCGACGCTCTGCGCGCAGGGTGGCCGTAAGCCGGGGCGTCGCCCCAACGCGAAGCCGCCCTCCGCAAAGC is part of the Chthonomonadales bacterium genome and encodes:
- a CDS encoding carbohydrate kinase yields the protein MTRERLEELLDRIPTIRVAVLGDFFLDRYLVIDPALAERSIETGLEARQVVEVRCSPGAAGTVTSNLAALGVRSLEAIGVIGDDGEGYELVRGLQRTGVDTAPLAHAAARFTPTYTKPMLRTASGEREMERLDTKNRAPLGPDLEERLAAAVAQRVAERRVDAIVVMDQVEERNCGAVTDRIRGMLADLGRRVPGVLIFADSRRRIGEYRHVVTKPNHHEAARALGSDPSTAETPEGAGACGKTLATLCGRPVFVTMGAAGIMVCDAERATRVPSVPVPEPIDIVGAGDSATAGIVCGLCAGATPEEAALLGNLCAAVTIRKLGTTGTASPDEVRRTAAPLM